A section of the Spirosoma pollinicola genome encodes:
- the sufC gene encoding Fe-S cluster assembly ATPase SufC, which produces MLSISNLHASIGEKEILRGLNLEVNAGEVHAIMGPNGAGKSTLASVLAGREDYDVTSGSVIFDGKDLLDMAPEDRAAEGIFLAFQYPIEIPGVSTTNFLKTALNEIRKYRGQESLDAVQFLKLMKEKMKLVNIDQSLLSRSLNEGFSGGEKKRNEIFQMAMLEPKLAILDETDSGLDIDALRIVADGVNKLRSPERATIVVTHYQRLLDYIVPDYVHVLYKGRIVKSGPKELALELEEKGYDWIKAEAEVNQ; this is translated from the coding sequence ATGTTATCCATCAGTAATTTACATGCCTCGATTGGCGAAAAAGAAATTTTAAGAGGACTCAACCTGGAAGTCAACGCCGGTGAGGTTCACGCTATTATGGGTCCCAATGGTGCTGGCAAAAGCACGCTGGCATCGGTACTGGCAGGTCGTGAGGACTATGACGTAACGAGCGGCAGTGTCATTTTCGATGGCAAAGATTTATTAGATATGGCGCCGGAAGATCGGGCTGCCGAAGGTATTTTTCTGGCGTTTCAATACCCTATTGAAATTCCGGGTGTGAGCACAACAAACTTCCTGAAAACAGCGCTCAACGAAATTCGCAAGTATCGCGGTCAGGAATCGCTCGATGCCGTGCAGTTTCTGAAGTTGATGAAAGAAAAAATGAAGCTCGTCAATATTGACCAGTCTTTATTAAGCCGTTCATTGAACGAGGGTTTCTCGGGAGGAGAGAAAAAACGGAACGAAATTTTCCAAATGGCCATGCTCGAACCGAAACTGGCGATTCTAGACGAAACCGATTCGGGTCTTGACATTGATGCCCTGCGTATTGTGGCCGACGGTGTCAACAAGCTTCGGTCGCCGGAGCGGGCTACCATCGTGGTAACCCACTATCAACGCTTACTGGATTATATCGTGCCCGACTACGTGCACGTATTATATAAAGGTCGTATTGTGAAGTCCGGCCCGAAAGAGCTGGCCCTCGAACTGGAAGAAAAAGGGTACGACTGGATAAAGGCAGAAGCCGAAGTAAATCAGTGA
- a CDS encoding Ig domain-containing protein, with product MNNFLNFLASAVLSLLVICLATHDAQAQTANLSVSTQLDCASGHYLATMQIRASDATSFSIGTSSVFLTYDPNSLTFVSYQSLNFDQNSLCGDQALWDMHSSDGTSPGLFNLTMSLNSTSVSCPLINNTDWVSIGTITFNVKNPDGNPALNFVPNFSSFNAVPANNGVVRIQTGQFTGVNQAGVLRCAPVCSLSLTTPSLPVGQAGSAYNQALAVSGGTAPLAYTVVGGSLPAGLSLSPTTGVISGTPTLATTTSFTVLVTDSQSCSAQSALSITTSAAPVCSLSAVVTPGLCSTANNQYTLTGTLSLTNATAGSLLIADGNLSAIVSITANQTTASFSLAGLTSDGAAHTVSTSLTGCNNTSSTYISPQSCALPPCLSTDCIPITVSRL from the coding sequence ATGAACAATTTTTTGAATTTCTTAGCCAGTGCTGTTTTAAGCCTGCTGGTCATTTGCTTAGCCACGCATGATGCGCAGGCACAAACAGCCAACCTTAGCGTATCGACCCAACTCGATTGCGCAAGTGGCCACTATCTCGCTACCATGCAAATTCGGGCTAGCGATGCAACCTCTTTTTCTATTGGCACGTCGTCTGTATTTTTAACCTATGACCCCAACTCCCTGACCTTTGTCAGTTATCAATCGCTCAATTTCGACCAAAACTCACTGTGTGGTGATCAGGCACTTTGGGATATGCATAGTTCCGACGGGACCAGCCCTGGTTTGTTTAACCTGACAATGTCACTGAACAGTACATCCGTAAGTTGTCCATTAATTAACAATACAGACTGGGTCAGTATTGGCACGATCACGTTTAACGTAAAAAACCCGGATGGTAATCCAGCATTGAATTTTGTCCCCAATTTTAGCAGCTTCAACGCCGTACCGGCCAACAATGGCGTGGTTCGAATTCAAACCGGTCAATTCACAGGCGTAAATCAGGCGGGCGTTCTTCGTTGCGCTCCAGTCTGTTCGCTGAGTCTGACAACGCCCAGCCTTCCCGTTGGTCAGGCAGGTTCGGCTTACAACCAGGCCCTGGCGGTCAGTGGTGGCACAGCTCCCCTGGCCTACACCGTAGTGGGAGGTAGTTTGCCGGCAGGGTTGAGTTTATCCCCAACAACAGGGGTGATTTCGGGTACGCCTACCTTAGCCACCACGACTTCATTCACTGTGCTTGTTACTGACAGCCAGTCCTGTTCGGCACAGAGTGCATTGTCCATTACGACTTCGGCGGCTCCGGTCTGCTCGCTGTCGGCCGTTGTTACGCCTGGCCTCTGTAGCACCGCCAACAACCAATATACACTAACAGGCACCCTGAGTTTAACGAATGCTACGGCTGGCAGCCTGCTTATTGCTGATGGCAACCTGTCGGCTATTGTATCCATAACAGCCAATCAAACAACTGCCAGTTTCTCACTGGCAGGCCTTACTTCAGATGGGGCAGCGCATACAGTGTCAACAAGTCTGACAGGTTGTAACAATACAAGCTCTACCTATATCTCACCACAAAGTTGTGCATTGCCCCCCTGTCTATCGACAGACTGTATCCCTATAACAGTTAGTCGACTGTGA
- a CDS encoding GEVED domain-containing protein: MSRLNIGFIFIIVIQLLTTGSQSLAQAVCGNPQLTDDQVALQEKRLVQRKNKPSARLAAQIQYIPIRFHVVRQSDGTGGVDMTSLNRALVLLNQVYQPINIAFYLCSTQPHYIDNTVLFDYDSTEESTLADENDVPNAINIYLPNTVSYGGGQVAGYSYFPSSIAMTNRLFVKASQVATNTLSHELGHYFNLYHTFQSNRSSNVASRELVIRPGELQQGRPFPANCTSAGDFVYDTPADPYGIPGATTSGCTYSGTITDANGDSFQPMMSNIMSYYLTCDKASTFTPGQYTRLVAGLDFRLDPSNEYTLNCAGTLQEPPTNLTVSSTKTGVQLQFLYAGNDAAGFFIERSLEPTANFTVVGSLPPDSYVYVDGSVVANTTYYYRIKASNASTHYSAVQMITTGLIHCIPTYTWPVENFTPKIDDFILTGSQSTLRSIATGAGKVGYSDFTTIEHNVVSGRTYSFTASAVTGNSGSFINQHLTIWLDSNRDGLFSSTEVLFQSSASQLLNPSLTSTISIPASMPIGPAQLRLRSRYAPDGLAESPCDPYLFGEAEDYTLIISNPTPPACFSLMASATPVHCTGNSDGTVSLSVLGGTAPFSYSVANLSNSTGTFINLPAGNYRATVTDANACKLGLDVTIIEPAMLSASLTGTTVVCGTRAVALNVSVSGENGPYTLQLSDGLTVRTITNYASNTPISVLPDNTTQYQLLTITDAKNCSVSLVKASATVTVNPINQAVILPGSASVCSGLALKLTASQGSQYKWSTGQTSAQLVVMNSGTYSVTITSAAGCTSTAAASVLATPCIKSVLFRSKVLLEGFIDANTALMHSLLALRNLLPKQQPFSAQPWLYTGPEQVTNFPANVTDWVLVMARNASNVIIARKAAFIRNDGILIDLDGTEGILFTAIPEPVYMSIHHRSHLAILSANEAVDNQLVDFTTDATAARGTQPFIQIGSKLAMYSGDYDANGVINSTDYNKWKVNASAVGRYLSIDGDGNGIVNNQDFNKWTLNRSKIGIPGL; encoded by the coding sequence ATGTCCAGACTCAATATAGGGTTCATTTTCATCATTGTCATACAACTACTTACTACGGGTAGTCAAAGCCTGGCTCAGGCTGTTTGTGGTAATCCACAACTAACTGATGATCAAGTAGCCTTACAGGAAAAGCGGCTCGTTCAACGAAAAAATAAACCGTCGGCTCGCCTGGCAGCACAAATTCAGTATATACCCATCCGATTTCATGTAGTTCGGCAAAGCGATGGCACTGGTGGTGTTGATATGACTAGCCTGAATCGGGCATTGGTGTTACTCAACCAGGTGTATCAGCCCATAAATATTGCCTTTTATTTATGTAGTACACAACCGCATTATATTGATAACACAGTGCTTTTTGATTATGACAGTACTGAAGAGAGCACCCTGGCTGATGAAAATGATGTACCCAATGCGATCAACATATACTTACCCAATACGGTAAGCTATGGCGGTGGTCAGGTAGCAGGCTATTCTTATTTCCCCTCATCAATAGCTATGACAAATCGATTATTTGTTAAGGCCAGTCAGGTAGCAACCAATACGCTTAGTCATGAGCTTGGTCATTATTTTAATTTATACCATACATTCCAAAGTAACAGAAGCAGCAATGTAGCCAGCCGGGAATTAGTCATTCGACCAGGTGAACTACAGCAGGGTCGTCCTTTTCCAGCCAACTGCACAAGCGCAGGCGACTTCGTATACGATACCCCCGCCGACCCCTATGGCATTCCAGGAGCCACCACATCGGGATGTACGTATTCAGGCACTATTACTGACGCAAATGGTGATTCATTCCAGCCAATGATGTCGAATATAATGTCCTATTATTTAACCTGCGACAAGGCTAGTACGTTTACCCCTGGCCAATATACCCGCCTGGTAGCAGGGCTTGATTTCCGGCTTGACCCCTCGAATGAGTATACCCTGAATTGCGCAGGTACTTTACAAGAACCACCAACGAATTTAACCGTTAGCAGCACGAAAACCGGGGTTCAGTTGCAATTTCTCTATGCCGGAAATGATGCAGCCGGTTTCTTTATAGAACGCTCGCTGGAGCCTACGGCTAATTTTACAGTCGTTGGAAGCCTGCCACCAGATTCGTACGTGTATGTGGATGGCTCAGTGGTCGCCAATACCACCTACTACTATCGAATAAAGGCGTCAAATGCATCTACTCACTATAGTGCCGTACAAATGATCACGACGGGCCTGATTCATTGTATCCCAACCTACACATGGCCTGTCGAAAATTTTACGCCCAAAATAGATGACTTTATTCTAACAGGAAGTCAATCGACGTTGCGTTCCATAGCAACTGGAGCGGGGAAAGTCGGTTACTCCGATTTTACGACAATAGAGCATAACGTCGTATCTGGCAGAACATATTCGTTCACGGCAAGTGCGGTGACGGGAAATTCGGGAAGTTTCATTAACCAGCACCTAACGATCTGGCTCGACAGTAATCGCGATGGTCTTTTCAGCAGTACAGAAGTCCTTTTTCAATCGTCGGCCAGCCAATTATTAAATCCTTCACTAACGAGTACCATCAGTATACCTGCATCTATGCCTATTGGCCCGGCCCAGCTTCGCCTGCGAAGTCGATACGCGCCAGATGGTTTGGCAGAAAGCCCCTGCGACCCCTATTTGTTTGGCGAAGCCGAAGATTATACACTGATTATCAGCAATCCAACTCCACCAGCCTGTTTCAGCCTGATGGCCTCGGCGACACCTGTGCATTGCACTGGCAATAGCGATGGAACTGTCAGTCTTTCTGTGCTAGGTGGTACGGCGCCCTTCTCCTACTCAGTAGCGAACCTGTCAAATTCAACCGGCACATTTATCAACTTACCAGCCGGTAATTATAGGGCTACAGTAACTGATGCCAATGCCTGTAAACTCGGTTTAGATGTCACAATCATTGAGCCCGCCATGCTTTCGGCCAGCCTGACGGGAACAACGGTCGTTTGTGGCACCCGCGCGGTCGCGTTAAACGTGTCGGTATCCGGTGAAAATGGCCCATATACGCTACAATTGAGCGATGGGCTGACTGTACGCACGATTACGAATTATGCAAGCAACACCCCTATTTCAGTTTTGCCCGACAATACTACCCAGTATCAACTACTAACGATAACCGATGCAAAAAACTGTTCGGTCAGTCTGGTAAAAGCGTCGGCAACCGTTACAGTAAACCCAATAAATCAGGCCGTTATTTTGCCCGGTAGTGCATCGGTGTGCAGTGGTCTAGCACTTAAACTAACTGCCAGCCAGGGCAGTCAGTATAAATGGAGCACCGGTCAAACCAGCGCACAGCTAGTTGTGATGAATTCCGGCACTTATTCGGTCACGATCACCAGTGCAGCGGGTTGTACCAGTACGGCAGCGGCTTCAGTTCTGGCGACTCCCTGCATAAAGTCAGTGTTATTCAGGAGCAAGGTACTTCTTGAGGGGTTTATCGACGCGAACACGGCCTTAATGCATAGCCTGTTGGCTTTGAGAAACCTACTACCAAAGCAACAACCGTTTTCGGCCCAACCCTGGCTCTATACAGGACCAGAGCAGGTTACAAACTTTCCAGCCAACGTAACCGATTGGGTGCTGGTGATGGCCAGAAATGCGTCGAATGTAATTATTGCTCGAAAAGCGGCCTTCATTCGAAACGACGGGATACTCATTGACCTCGACGGCACCGAAGGCATCCTGTTCACAGCGATCCCGGAACCAGTTTATATGTCGATACATCATCGCAGTCATCTGGCCATTCTATCGGCCAACGAGGCCGTCGACAATCAACTGGTCGATTTCACGACCGATGCCACAGCGGCACGAGGCACGCAGCCTTTTATCCAAATAGGCAGCAAACTGGCCATGTACTCCGGCGACTATGATGCTAATGGTGTCATTAACAGCACAGATTACAACAAATGGAAAGTAAATGCGTCGGCCGTTGGGCGCTATCTGTCTATTGACGGAGATGGCAACGGAATCGTTAACAATCAAGACTTTAACAAGTGGACACTCAACCGGTCAAAAATTGGAATCCCCGGCTTATAA